In Rosa chinensis cultivar Old Blush chromosome 1, RchiOBHm-V2, whole genome shotgun sequence, a genomic segment contains:
- the LOC112165553 gene encoding aspartic proteinase CDR1 — MVAILNNHSLPIAMALALSVTYLLHFSLVQAEHKGGFSVKLIHRNSPLSPFYNPSETPSQRVTNALQRSINRVNLFGSTNLLPSLNDPESTIVSDKGEYLMKISIGTPPVEISGVADTASDLTWIQCVPCSSCYKQKSPLFDPKNSNTYKVVSCPSSQCQSVSGTFCSEDTCHYKRFYRDRSYSNGIVSTETITFNSTSLGQTVSLPQIIIGCGHNNSGLFNEDGSGVIGLGRGSMSLISQMDSSIDGKFSYCLVPAFSPLNSSSKMSFGNNAVVSGAMVVSTPLLSGDLKSFYFVKLEAMSVGRKKLQYNSTLMPIAPGRGNIIVDSGTTLTMLPKDFYNE, encoded by the exons ATGGTTGCGATTTTGAATAATCATTCTCTCCCCATTGCAATGGCATTAGCATTATCTGTTACCTATTTGTTGCATTTCTCTCTAGTACAAGCTGAACATAAGGGCGGCTTCAGCGTGAAGCTCATTCACCGCAACTCTCCGTTGTCTCCTTTCTACAATCCTTCAGAAACACCTTCGCAACGCGTGACAAATGCTTTGCAACGTTCCATCAACCGTGTCAATCTCTTCGGATCAACTAATTTGTTACCTTCATTAAACGATCCTGAATCTACAATAGTATCAGACAAGGGCGAGTACCTCATGAAAATATCAATTGGCACTCCTCCCGTAGAAATCTCAGGAGTTGCAGATACAGCTAGTGATCTTACATGGATTCAATGCGTGCCTTGCAGCAGCTGTTACAAGCAAAAATCTCCGCTCTTTGATCCGAAGAATTCCAATACTTACAAAGTGGTTTCTTGCCCCTCAAGTCAATGTCAATCTGTAAGTGGAACCTTTTGCTCAGAAGATACCTGTCACTACAAAAGGTTCTATAGGGATAGATCCTACAGCAATGGAATTGTCTCAACAGAGACGATCACTTTCAACTCCACTAGCTTAGGTCAAACAGTTTCACTCCCACAGATTATAATTGGTTGTGGGCACAATAACAGTGGACTTTTTAATGAAGATGGATCAGGCGTGATTGGACTTGGACGTGGATCAATGTCCCTTATCTCCCAAATGGATTCTTCAATTGATGGGAAATTCTCCTACTGCCTTGTTCCAGCTTTTTCACCACTCAACTCTTCAAGCAAAATGAGCTTTGGTAATAATGCTGTGGTTTCTGGTGCCATGGTGGTTTCTACCCCATTACTTTCAG GAGACCTAAAATCTTTCTATTTCGTAAAGCTGGAAGCAATGAGTGTGGGACGCAAGAAATTGCAATACAACAGTACACTGATGCCAatagctccaggaaggggaaaTATCATAGTTGATTCTGGGACTACACTAACAATGTTACCAAAGGACTTTTACAATGAGTAA